One genomic window of Melitaea cinxia chromosome 10, ilMelCinx1.1, whole genome shotgun sequence includes the following:
- the LOC123657449 gene encoding glucose dehydrogenase [FAD, quinone]-like encodes LGGGSSINYMYYSRGCPGDYDSWAELSKDPIWNYKNNLPYFKKSERLLSEKILKSRYRLYHGTKGFLGVTREDRPEIKKYLEAFGELGNDILLDINGERSLGYTPQLYTIAEGKRQTTAFTNLGKNKFRKNLYVLKNAVVIEILFDEYNNAIGVKAVTENNKIVTIKAKREVIVSAGAINTPKLLMLSGIGPKEHLESLNINVRSDLPVGRNFQDHWILTLTFKMEKTENIPGPGNPHQTPLPVFIGYVTVNKSKSCADYLTYNVIAPRDSDGPLISCTFNMRYKDYLCQNMYDACKGRNTMLTVLSLQHPKSKGQINLMTNNPMDAPNISNGLFSDERDLEDMTTYIEDFVRVVNTTYFRSVKSEIVDMKIKECADWEFGSRNYWKCYARSLTSSSLHYIGTASLGSVVDSKLRVFNVNRLRVADASVIPSHISGNPNVVVIMIAEHLADFLKDDHH; translated from the coding sequence TTGGGTGGAGGCAgtagtattaattatatgtactaCTCACGTGGCTGTCCAGGAGATTATGATTCCTGGGCTGAATTGAGCAAAGATCCTATttggaattataaaaataatttgccaTACTTCAAAAAAAGCGAAAGATTACTAAgtgaaaaaatcttaaaatctcGCTATAGATTGTATCATGGCACGAAAGGGTTTCTCGGTGTCACCAGAGAAGATAGGccagaaataaagaaatatttggagGCTTTCGGAGAATTAGGTAATGACATACTCCTCGACATTAATGGAGAACGCAGTCTAGGTTACACGCCCCAGTTGTACACTATTGCTGAAGGAAAGAGACAAACAACAGCATTCACGAATCtaggtaaaaataaatttcgaaaaaatCTTTATGTTCTAAAAAACGCTGTAGTTATAGAGATTTTATTTGATGAATACAATAACGCTATTGGTGTTAAAGCTGTGaccgaaaataataaaatagtaaccATTAAAGCAAAGCGTGAAGTTATTGTATCAGCAGGTGCTATCAATACTCCTAAATTACTCATGTTATCAGGCATTGGTCCAAAAGAACACTTGGAATCATTAAACATTAATGTAAGAAGTGACTTGCCTGTTGGTCGGAACTTTCAAGATCACTGGATACTAACGTTAACTTTCAAAATggaaaaaacagaaaatattccTGGGCCAGGCAATCCACACCAAACACCACTTCCAGTATTTATTGGCTACGtaacagtaaataaatcaaaatcttgtGCCGATTATTTAACCTATAATGTGATAGCACCAAGGGATTCAGACGGTCCTCTTATCTCGTGCACCTTTAACATGAGGTATAAAGACTATTTGTGTCAAAATATGTACGATGCTTGTAAGGGTAGAAATACCATGCTAACCGTGCTCAGTTTACAACATCCAAAATCAAAAGGGCAGATCAATTTGATGACGAATAATCCAATGGATGCACCAAATATTTCTAACGGTCTATTTTCGGATGAAAGGGATCTAGAAGATATGACTACTTATATTGAAGACTTTGTTCGTGTTGTTAATACGACTTATTTTAGAAGTGTCAAATCAGAAATAGTGgatatgaaaataaaagaatgcGCTGATTGGGAGTTTGGTAGTAGAAATTATTGGAAGTGTTATGCAAGAAGTTTGACGTCATCCTCTTTACACTATATTGGTACAGCTTCTTTAGGTTCAGTAGTGGACAGCAAGTTGCGAGTCTTCAATGTCAATCGACTGCGAGTAGCTGACGCTAGTGTTATACCATCCCATATTTCTGGTAATCCAAATGTTGTTGTGATAATGATCGCTGAACATTTGGCAGACTTTTTGAAAGATGACCACCATTGA